One Theropithecus gelada isolate Dixy chromosome 20, Tgel_1.0, whole genome shotgun sequence DNA segment encodes these proteins:
- the OGFOD1 gene encoding prolyl 3-hydroxylase OGFOD1 isoform X2, with protein sequence MNGKRPADPGPARVGKKGKKEVMAEFSDAVTEETLKKQVAEAWSRRTPFSHVIVMDMDPFLHCVIPNFIQSQDFLEGLQKELLNLDFHEKYNDLYKFQQSDDLKKRREPHISALRKILFEDFRSWLSDISKIDLESTIDMSCAKYEFTDALLCHDDELEGRRIAFILYLVPPWDRSLGGTLDLYSIDEHFQPKQIVKSLIPSWNKLVFFEVSPVSFHQVSEVVSEEKSRLSISGWFHGPSLTRPPNYFEPPIPRSPHIPQDHEILYDWINPTYLDMDYQVQIQEEFEESSEILLKEFLKPEKFAKVCEALEHGDVEWSSRGPPNKRFYEKAEESKLPEILKECMKLFRSEALFLLLSNFTGLKLHFLAPSEEEMNDKKEEETADSTEEGTSHSPPEPENNQTAISNNSQQNNDQTDPEPEENETKKESSVPTCQGELRRWKTGHYTLIHDHSKAEFALDLILYCGCEGWEPEYGGFTSYIAKGEDEELLTVNPENNSLALVYRDRETLKFVKHINHRSLEQKKTFPNRTGFWDFSFIYYE encoded by the exons ATGAATGGGAAGCGGCCAGCGGACCCTGGCCCAGCCCGGgtgggaaaaaagggaaagaaggaggtgATGGCGGAGTTTTCGGACGCTGTTACGGAAGAAACCTTGAAAAAGCAGGTGGCTGAGGCCTGGAGCCGCAGAACGCCGTTCAGTCACG TCATTGTCATGGACATGGACCCTTTTCTTCACTGCGTGATCCCAAACTTCATCCAAAGCCAAGACTTCTTGGAAGGGCTTCAGAAGGAACTGCTGAACTTGGACTTCCATGAGAAGTATAACGATTTATATAAGTTCCAGCAG TCTGATGAtttgaagaagagaagagagcctCACATCTCTGCTttaag GAAAATTCTGTTTGAAGATTTCCGGTCCTGGCTTTCTGATATTTCTAAAATTGACCTGGAATCAACCATTGACATGTCCTGTGCTAAATATGAATTCACCG ATGCCCTGCTGTGCCATGATGATGAGCTGGAAGGGCGCCGGATTGCCTTCATCCTATACCTGGTTCCTCCCTGGGACAGGAGCCTGGGTGGTACCCTGGACCTGTACAGCATTGATG AACACTTTCAGCCGAAGCAGATTGTCAAGTCTCTTATCCCTTCGTGGAACAAACTGGTTTTCTTTGAAGTATCTCCTGTGTCCTTTCACCAG GTGTCTGAAGTCGTGTCTGAAGAAAAGTCACGTTTGTCTATAAGTGGCTGGTTTCATGGTCCATCGTTGACTAGGCCTCCCAACTACTTTGAACCCCCCATACCTCGGAGCCCTCATATCCCACAAGAT CATGAGATTTTGTATGATTGGATCAACCCTACTTATCTGGACATGGATTACCAAGTTCAAATTCAAGAAGAGTTTGAAGAAAGTTCTGAAATTCTCCTGAAGGAGTTTCTTAAG CCTGAGAAATTCGCAAAAGTCTGTGAGGCCTTGGAGCATGGAGATGTGGAATGGAGTAGCCGAGGTCCCCCTAACAAAAG GTTTTATGAGAAAGCTGAGGAGAGTAAGCTTCCTGAGATATTGAAGGAGTGCATGAAGTTATTTCGCTCTGAGGCACTATTCTTGCTGCTCTCCAACTTCACAGGCCTGAAGCTTCATTTCTTGGCCCCTTCGGAAGAAGAGATGAATgacaaaaaagaggaagaaaccgCTGATAGCACTGAAGAAGGGACTAGCCATAGTCCTCCTGAGCCAGAGAATAATCAGACAGCCATCAGCAACAACAGCCAACAGAACAATGACCAGACAGACCCAGAGCcagaggaaaatgaaacaaagaaag aatCAAGTGTCCCCACATGCCAAGGGGAACTGAGGCGTTGGAAGACCGGTCACTACACTTTAATTCATGACCATAGCAAGGCTGAATTTGCCCTAGACTTAATTCTCTACTGTGGCTGTGAAG gCTGGGAGCCAGAATATGGTGGTTTTACTTCTTACATTGCCAAAGGTGAAGATGAAGAG ctgcTAACAGTGAATCCAGAAAACAATTCTTTGGCATTGGTCTACAGAGATAGAGAGACTCTGAAATTTGTCAAGCATATTAACCACCGAAGCCTGGAACAAAAGAAAACCTTCCCAAACAGAACAGGTTTCTGGGACTTTTCATTCATATATTATGAATGA
- the OGFOD1 gene encoding prolyl 3-hydroxylase OGFOD1 isoform X1, translating into MNGKRPADPGPARVGKKGKKEVMAEFSDAVTEETLKKQVAEAWSRRTPFSHEVIVMDMDPFLHCVIPNFIQSQDFLEGLQKELLNLDFHEKYNDLYKFQQSDDLKKRREPHISALRKILFEDFRSWLSDISKIDLESTIDMSCAKYEFTDALLCHDDELEGRRIAFILYLVPPWDRSLGGTLDLYSIDEHFQPKQIVKSLIPSWNKLVFFEVSPVSFHQVSEVVSEEKSRLSISGWFHGPSLTRPPNYFEPPIPRSPHIPQDHEILYDWINPTYLDMDYQVQIQEEFEESSEILLKEFLKPEKFAKVCEALEHGDVEWSSRGPPNKRFYEKAEESKLPEILKECMKLFRSEALFLLLSNFTGLKLHFLAPSEEEMNDKKEEETADSTEEGTSHSPPEPENNQTAISNNSQQNNDQTDPEPEENETKKESSVPTCQGELRRWKTGHYTLIHDHSKAEFALDLILYCGCEGWEPEYGGFTSYIAKGEDEELLTVNPENNSLALVYRDRETLKFVKHINHRSLEQKKTFPNRTGFWDFSFIYYE; encoded by the exons ATGAATGGGAAGCGGCCAGCGGACCCTGGCCCAGCCCGGgtgggaaaaaagggaaagaaggaggtgATGGCGGAGTTTTCGGACGCTGTTACGGAAGAAACCTTGAAAAAGCAGGTGGCTGAGGCCTGGAGCCGCAGAACGCCGTTCAGTCACG AAGTCATTGTCATGGACATGGACCCTTTTCTTCACTGCGTGATCCCAAACTTCATCCAAAGCCAAGACTTCTTGGAAGGGCTTCAGAAGGAACTGCTGAACTTGGACTTCCATGAGAAGTATAACGATTTATATAAGTTCCAGCAG TCTGATGAtttgaagaagagaagagagcctCACATCTCTGCTttaag GAAAATTCTGTTTGAAGATTTCCGGTCCTGGCTTTCTGATATTTCTAAAATTGACCTGGAATCAACCATTGACATGTCCTGTGCTAAATATGAATTCACCG ATGCCCTGCTGTGCCATGATGATGAGCTGGAAGGGCGCCGGATTGCCTTCATCCTATACCTGGTTCCTCCCTGGGACAGGAGCCTGGGTGGTACCCTGGACCTGTACAGCATTGATG AACACTTTCAGCCGAAGCAGATTGTCAAGTCTCTTATCCCTTCGTGGAACAAACTGGTTTTCTTTGAAGTATCTCCTGTGTCCTTTCACCAG GTGTCTGAAGTCGTGTCTGAAGAAAAGTCACGTTTGTCTATAAGTGGCTGGTTTCATGGTCCATCGTTGACTAGGCCTCCCAACTACTTTGAACCCCCCATACCTCGGAGCCCTCATATCCCACAAGAT CATGAGATTTTGTATGATTGGATCAACCCTACTTATCTGGACATGGATTACCAAGTTCAAATTCAAGAAGAGTTTGAAGAAAGTTCTGAAATTCTCCTGAAGGAGTTTCTTAAG CCTGAGAAATTCGCAAAAGTCTGTGAGGCCTTGGAGCATGGAGATGTGGAATGGAGTAGCCGAGGTCCCCCTAACAAAAG GTTTTATGAGAAAGCTGAGGAGAGTAAGCTTCCTGAGATATTGAAGGAGTGCATGAAGTTATTTCGCTCTGAGGCACTATTCTTGCTGCTCTCCAACTTCACAGGCCTGAAGCTTCATTTCTTGGCCCCTTCGGAAGAAGAGATGAATgacaaaaaagaggaagaaaccgCTGATAGCACTGAAGAAGGGACTAGCCATAGTCCTCCTGAGCCAGAGAATAATCAGACAGCCATCAGCAACAACAGCCAACAGAACAATGACCAGACAGACCCAGAGCcagaggaaaatgaaacaaagaaag aatCAAGTGTCCCCACATGCCAAGGGGAACTGAGGCGTTGGAAGACCGGTCACTACACTTTAATTCATGACCATAGCAAGGCTGAATTTGCCCTAGACTTAATTCTCTACTGTGGCTGTGAAG gCTGGGAGCCAGAATATGGTGGTTTTACTTCTTACATTGCCAAAGGTGAAGATGAAGAG ctgcTAACAGTGAATCCAGAAAACAATTCTTTGGCATTGGTCTACAGAGATAGAGAGACTCTGAAATTTGTCAAGCATATTAACCACCGAAGCCTGGAACAAAAGAAAACCTTCCCAAACAGAACAGGTTTCTGGGACTTTTCATTCATATATTATGAATGA
- the OGFOD1 gene encoding prolyl 3-hydroxylase OGFOD1 isoform X3 — protein sequence MNGKRPADPGPARVGKKGKKEVMAEFSDAVTEETLKKQVAEAWSRRTPFSHEVIVMDMDPFLHCVIPNFIQSQDFLEGLQKELLNLDFHEKYNDLYKFQQSDDLKKRREPHISALRKILFEDFRSWLSDISKIDLESTIDMSCAKYEFTDALLCHDDELEGRRIAFILYLVPPWDRSLGGTLDLYSIDEHFQPKQIVKSLIPSWNKLVFFEVSPVSFHQVSEVVSEEKSRLSISGWFHGPSLTRPPNYFEPPIPRSPHIPQDPEKFAKVCEALEHGDVEWSSRGPPNKRFYEKAEESKLPEILKECMKLFRSEALFLLLSNFTGLKLHFLAPSEEEMNDKKEEETADSTEEGTSHSPPEPENNQTAISNNSQQNNDQTDPEPEENETKKESSVPTCQGELRRWKTGHYTLIHDHSKAEFALDLILYCGCEGWEPEYGGFTSYIAKGEDEELLTVNPENNSLALVYRDRETLKFVKHINHRSLEQKKTFPNRTGFWDFSFIYYE from the exons ATGAATGGGAAGCGGCCAGCGGACCCTGGCCCAGCCCGGgtgggaaaaaagggaaagaaggaggtgATGGCGGAGTTTTCGGACGCTGTTACGGAAGAAACCTTGAAAAAGCAGGTGGCTGAGGCCTGGAGCCGCAGAACGCCGTTCAGTCACG AAGTCATTGTCATGGACATGGACCCTTTTCTTCACTGCGTGATCCCAAACTTCATCCAAAGCCAAGACTTCTTGGAAGGGCTTCAGAAGGAACTGCTGAACTTGGACTTCCATGAGAAGTATAACGATTTATATAAGTTCCAGCAG TCTGATGAtttgaagaagagaagagagcctCACATCTCTGCTttaag GAAAATTCTGTTTGAAGATTTCCGGTCCTGGCTTTCTGATATTTCTAAAATTGACCTGGAATCAACCATTGACATGTCCTGTGCTAAATATGAATTCACCG ATGCCCTGCTGTGCCATGATGATGAGCTGGAAGGGCGCCGGATTGCCTTCATCCTATACCTGGTTCCTCCCTGGGACAGGAGCCTGGGTGGTACCCTGGACCTGTACAGCATTGATG AACACTTTCAGCCGAAGCAGATTGTCAAGTCTCTTATCCCTTCGTGGAACAAACTGGTTTTCTTTGAAGTATCTCCTGTGTCCTTTCACCAG GTGTCTGAAGTCGTGTCTGAAGAAAAGTCACGTTTGTCTATAAGTGGCTGGTTTCATGGTCCATCGTTGACTAGGCCTCCCAACTACTTTGAACCCCCCATACCTCGGAGCCCTCATATCCCACAAGAT CCTGAGAAATTCGCAAAAGTCTGTGAGGCCTTGGAGCATGGAGATGTGGAATGGAGTAGCCGAGGTCCCCCTAACAAAAG GTTTTATGAGAAAGCTGAGGAGAGTAAGCTTCCTGAGATATTGAAGGAGTGCATGAAGTTATTTCGCTCTGAGGCACTATTCTTGCTGCTCTCCAACTTCACAGGCCTGAAGCTTCATTTCTTGGCCCCTTCGGAAGAAGAGATGAATgacaaaaaagaggaagaaaccgCTGATAGCACTGAAGAAGGGACTAGCCATAGTCCTCCTGAGCCAGAGAATAATCAGACAGCCATCAGCAACAACAGCCAACAGAACAATGACCAGACAGACCCAGAGCcagaggaaaatgaaacaaagaaag aatCAAGTGTCCCCACATGCCAAGGGGAACTGAGGCGTTGGAAGACCGGTCACTACACTTTAATTCATGACCATAGCAAGGCTGAATTTGCCCTAGACTTAATTCTCTACTGTGGCTGTGAAG gCTGGGAGCCAGAATATGGTGGTTTTACTTCTTACATTGCCAAAGGTGAAGATGAAGAG ctgcTAACAGTGAATCCAGAAAACAATTCTTTGGCATTGGTCTACAGAGATAGAGAGACTCTGAAATTTGTCAAGCATATTAACCACCGAAGCCTGGAACAAAAGAAAACCTTCCCAAACAGAACAGGTTTCTGGGACTTTTCATTCATATATTATGAATGA
- the OGFOD1 gene encoding prolyl 3-hydroxylase OGFOD1 isoform X4, which translates to MDMDPFLHCVIPNFIQSQDFLEGLQKELLNLDFHEKYNDLYKFQQSDDLKKRREPHISALRKILFEDFRSWLSDISKIDLESTIDMSCAKYEFTDALLCHDDELEGRRIAFILYLVPPWDRSLGGTLDLYSIDEHFQPKQIVKSLIPSWNKLVFFEVSPVSFHQVSEVVSEEKSRLSISGWFHGPSLTRPPNYFEPPIPRSPHIPQDHEILYDWINPTYLDMDYQVQIQEEFEESSEILLKEFLKPEKFAKVCEALEHGDVEWSSRGPPNKRFYEKAEESKLPEILKECMKLFRSEALFLLLSNFTGLKLHFLAPSEEEMNDKKEEETADSTEEGTSHSPPEPENNQTAISNNSQQNNDQTDPEPEENETKKESSVPTCQGELRRWKTGHYTLIHDHSKAEFALDLILYCGCEGWEPEYGGFTSYIAKGEDEELLTVNPENNSLALVYRDRETLKFVKHINHRSLEQKKTFPNRTGFWDFSFIYYE; encoded by the exons ATGGACATGGACCCTTTTCTTCACTGCGTGATCCCAAACTTCATCCAAAGCCAAGACTTCTTGGAAGGGCTTCAGAAGGAACTGCTGAACTTGGACTTCCATGAGAAGTATAACGATTTATATAAGTTCCAGCAG TCTGATGAtttgaagaagagaagagagcctCACATCTCTGCTttaag GAAAATTCTGTTTGAAGATTTCCGGTCCTGGCTTTCTGATATTTCTAAAATTGACCTGGAATCAACCATTGACATGTCCTGTGCTAAATATGAATTCACCG ATGCCCTGCTGTGCCATGATGATGAGCTGGAAGGGCGCCGGATTGCCTTCATCCTATACCTGGTTCCTCCCTGGGACAGGAGCCTGGGTGGTACCCTGGACCTGTACAGCATTGATG AACACTTTCAGCCGAAGCAGATTGTCAAGTCTCTTATCCCTTCGTGGAACAAACTGGTTTTCTTTGAAGTATCTCCTGTGTCCTTTCACCAG GTGTCTGAAGTCGTGTCTGAAGAAAAGTCACGTTTGTCTATAAGTGGCTGGTTTCATGGTCCATCGTTGACTAGGCCTCCCAACTACTTTGAACCCCCCATACCTCGGAGCCCTCATATCCCACAAGAT CATGAGATTTTGTATGATTGGATCAACCCTACTTATCTGGACATGGATTACCAAGTTCAAATTCAAGAAGAGTTTGAAGAAAGTTCTGAAATTCTCCTGAAGGAGTTTCTTAAG CCTGAGAAATTCGCAAAAGTCTGTGAGGCCTTGGAGCATGGAGATGTGGAATGGAGTAGCCGAGGTCCCCCTAACAAAAG GTTTTATGAGAAAGCTGAGGAGAGTAAGCTTCCTGAGATATTGAAGGAGTGCATGAAGTTATTTCGCTCTGAGGCACTATTCTTGCTGCTCTCCAACTTCACAGGCCTGAAGCTTCATTTCTTGGCCCCTTCGGAAGAAGAGATGAATgacaaaaaagaggaagaaaccgCTGATAGCACTGAAGAAGGGACTAGCCATAGTCCTCCTGAGCCAGAGAATAATCAGACAGCCATCAGCAACAACAGCCAACAGAACAATGACCAGACAGACCCAGAGCcagaggaaaatgaaacaaagaaag aatCAAGTGTCCCCACATGCCAAGGGGAACTGAGGCGTTGGAAGACCGGTCACTACACTTTAATTCATGACCATAGCAAGGCTGAATTTGCCCTAGACTTAATTCTCTACTGTGGCTGTGAAG gCTGGGAGCCAGAATATGGTGGTTTTACTTCTTACATTGCCAAAGGTGAAGATGAAGAG ctgcTAACAGTGAATCCAGAAAACAATTCTTTGGCATTGGTCTACAGAGATAGAGAGACTCTGAAATTTGTCAAGCATATTAACCACCGAAGCCTGGAACAAAAGAAAACCTTCCCAAACAGAACAGGTTTCTGGGACTTTTCATTCATATATTATGAATGA
- the OGFOD1 gene encoding prolyl 3-hydroxylase OGFOD1 isoform X5, producing MRSITIYISSSRKSLFFSLFMIKSDDLKKRREPHISALRKILFEDFRSWLSDISKIDLESTIDMSCAKYEFTDALLCHDDELEGRRIAFILYLVPPWDRSLGGTLDLYSIDEHFQPKQIVKSLIPSWNKLVFFEVSPVSFHQVSEVVSEEKSRLSISGWFHGPSLTRPPNYFEPPIPRSPHIPQDHEILYDWINPTYLDMDYQVQIQEEFEESSEILLKEFLKPEKFAKVCEALEHGDVEWSSRGPPNKRFYEKAEESKLPEILKECMKLFRSEALFLLLSNFTGLKLHFLAPSEEEMNDKKEEETADSTEEGTSHSPPEPENNQTAISNNSQQNNDQTDPEPEENETKKESSVPTCQGELRRWKTGHYTLIHDHSKAEFALDLILYCGCEGWEPEYGGFTSYIAKGEDEELLTVNPENNSLALVYRDRETLKFVKHINHRSLEQKKTFPNRTGFWDFSFIYYE from the exons ATGAGAAGTATAACGATTTATATAAGTTCCAGCAG GAaatccctttttttctctcttttcatgaTCAAGTCTGATGAtttgaagaagagaagagagcctCACATCTCTGCTttaag GAAAATTCTGTTTGAAGATTTCCGGTCCTGGCTTTCTGATATTTCTAAAATTGACCTGGAATCAACCATTGACATGTCCTGTGCTAAATATGAATTCACCG ATGCCCTGCTGTGCCATGATGATGAGCTGGAAGGGCGCCGGATTGCCTTCATCCTATACCTGGTTCCTCCCTGGGACAGGAGCCTGGGTGGTACCCTGGACCTGTACAGCATTGATG AACACTTTCAGCCGAAGCAGATTGTCAAGTCTCTTATCCCTTCGTGGAACAAACTGGTTTTCTTTGAAGTATCTCCTGTGTCCTTTCACCAG GTGTCTGAAGTCGTGTCTGAAGAAAAGTCACGTTTGTCTATAAGTGGCTGGTTTCATGGTCCATCGTTGACTAGGCCTCCCAACTACTTTGAACCCCCCATACCTCGGAGCCCTCATATCCCACAAGAT CATGAGATTTTGTATGATTGGATCAACCCTACTTATCTGGACATGGATTACCAAGTTCAAATTCAAGAAGAGTTTGAAGAAAGTTCTGAAATTCTCCTGAAGGAGTTTCTTAAG CCTGAGAAATTCGCAAAAGTCTGTGAGGCCTTGGAGCATGGAGATGTGGAATGGAGTAGCCGAGGTCCCCCTAACAAAAG GTTTTATGAGAAAGCTGAGGAGAGTAAGCTTCCTGAGATATTGAAGGAGTGCATGAAGTTATTTCGCTCTGAGGCACTATTCTTGCTGCTCTCCAACTTCACAGGCCTGAAGCTTCATTTCTTGGCCCCTTCGGAAGAAGAGATGAATgacaaaaaagaggaagaaaccgCTGATAGCACTGAAGAAGGGACTAGCCATAGTCCTCCTGAGCCAGAGAATAATCAGACAGCCATCAGCAACAACAGCCAACAGAACAATGACCAGACAGACCCAGAGCcagaggaaaatgaaacaaagaaag aatCAAGTGTCCCCACATGCCAAGGGGAACTGAGGCGTTGGAAGACCGGTCACTACACTTTAATTCATGACCATAGCAAGGCTGAATTTGCCCTAGACTTAATTCTCTACTGTGGCTGTGAAG gCTGGGAGCCAGAATATGGTGGTTTTACTTCTTACATTGCCAAAGGTGAAGATGAAGAG ctgcTAACAGTGAATCCAGAAAACAATTCTTTGGCATTGGTCTACAGAGATAGAGAGACTCTGAAATTTGTCAAGCATATTAACCACCGAAGCCTGGAACAAAAGAAAACCTTCCCAAACAGAACAGGTTTCTGGGACTTTTCATTCATATATTATGAATGA
- the OGFOD1 gene encoding prolyl 3-hydroxylase OGFOD1 isoform X6, translated as MSCAKYEFTDALLCHDDELEGRRIAFILYLVPPWDRSLGGTLDLYSIDEHFQPKQIVKSLIPSWNKLVFFEVSPVSFHQVSEVVSEEKSRLSISGWFHGPSLTRPPNYFEPPIPRSPHIPQDHEILYDWINPTYLDMDYQVQIQEEFEESSEILLKEFLKPEKFAKVCEALEHGDVEWSSRGPPNKRFYEKAEESKLPEILKECMKLFRSEALFLLLSNFTGLKLHFLAPSEEEMNDKKEEETADSTEEGTSHSPPEPENNQTAISNNSQQNNDQTDPEPEENETKKESSVPTCQGELRRWKTGHYTLIHDHSKAEFALDLILYCGCEGWEPEYGGFTSYIAKGEDEELLTVNPENNSLALVYRDRETLKFVKHINHRSLEQKKTFPNRTGFWDFSFIYYE; from the exons ATGTCCTGTGCTAAATATGAATTCACCG ATGCCCTGCTGTGCCATGATGATGAGCTGGAAGGGCGCCGGATTGCCTTCATCCTATACCTGGTTCCTCCCTGGGACAGGAGCCTGGGTGGTACCCTGGACCTGTACAGCATTGATG AACACTTTCAGCCGAAGCAGATTGTCAAGTCTCTTATCCCTTCGTGGAACAAACTGGTTTTCTTTGAAGTATCTCCTGTGTCCTTTCACCAG GTGTCTGAAGTCGTGTCTGAAGAAAAGTCACGTTTGTCTATAAGTGGCTGGTTTCATGGTCCATCGTTGACTAGGCCTCCCAACTACTTTGAACCCCCCATACCTCGGAGCCCTCATATCCCACAAGAT CATGAGATTTTGTATGATTGGATCAACCCTACTTATCTGGACATGGATTACCAAGTTCAAATTCAAGAAGAGTTTGAAGAAAGTTCTGAAATTCTCCTGAAGGAGTTTCTTAAG CCTGAGAAATTCGCAAAAGTCTGTGAGGCCTTGGAGCATGGAGATGTGGAATGGAGTAGCCGAGGTCCCCCTAACAAAAG GTTTTATGAGAAAGCTGAGGAGAGTAAGCTTCCTGAGATATTGAAGGAGTGCATGAAGTTATTTCGCTCTGAGGCACTATTCTTGCTGCTCTCCAACTTCACAGGCCTGAAGCTTCATTTCTTGGCCCCTTCGGAAGAAGAGATGAATgacaaaaaagaggaagaaaccgCTGATAGCACTGAAGAAGGGACTAGCCATAGTCCTCCTGAGCCAGAGAATAATCAGACAGCCATCAGCAACAACAGCCAACAGAACAATGACCAGACAGACCCAGAGCcagaggaaaatgaaacaaagaaag aatCAAGTGTCCCCACATGCCAAGGGGAACTGAGGCGTTGGAAGACCGGTCACTACACTTTAATTCATGACCATAGCAAGGCTGAATTTGCCCTAGACTTAATTCTCTACTGTGGCTGTGAAG gCTGGGAGCCAGAATATGGTGGTTTTACTTCTTACATTGCCAAAGGTGAAGATGAAGAG ctgcTAACAGTGAATCCAGAAAACAATTCTTTGGCATTGGTCTACAGAGATAGAGAGACTCTGAAATTTGTCAAGCATATTAACCACCGAAGCCTGGAACAAAAGAAAACCTTCCCAAACAGAACAGGTTTCTGGGACTTTTCATTCATATATTATGAATGA